One stretch of Amycolatopsis tolypomycina DNA includes these proteins:
- a CDS encoding helix-turn-helix domain-containing protein yields MAQDVYSVEQVAAQLGLHVRTVRNYVRDGRLKAVRIGKQYRITAGDLAAFTGLPVAERAAAPTAELSAVVELAGVDRAAADRISTMVLASVNGPRDAGERPLRVETIHDGERSTMKIIVLGDLAAGADLLRWVASMAENLT; encoded by the coding sequence ATGGCGCAGGACGTCTACTCCGTCGAGCAGGTCGCCGCGCAGCTCGGCCTGCACGTCCGGACGGTCCGGAACTACGTGCGGGACGGGCGGCTGAAGGCGGTCCGGATCGGCAAGCAGTACCGGATCACGGCCGGCGACCTGGCGGCCTTCACCGGGCTGCCGGTCGCCGAGCGCGCGGCGGCTCCCACCGCGGAGCTCTCGGCGGTCGTCGAGCTCGCCGGCGTCGACCGGGCGGCGGCCGACCGGATCTCGACCATGGTCCTGGCCTCGGTGAACGGGCCGCGGGACGCCGGCGAGCGGCCCCTGCGCGTCGAGACCATCCACGACGGGGAGCGCTCCACCATGAAGATCATCGTGCTCGGCGACCTGGCCGCGGGCGCCGACCTGCTGCGCTGGGTGGCGTCGATGGCGGAGAACCTGACATGA
- a CDS encoding type 1 glutamine amidotransferase domain-containing protein, with the protein MANALQGRRVAILAADGVEQVELEKPRQAVLDEGATVELVSLDTGEIQAMNGDIDKGEKFPVDRKVADVEVGDFDALLLPGGTMNPDNLRTDPAAVKFVGDFVRAGKPVGVICHGPWTLVEADVVRGRTLTSYPSIRTDLRNAGATVVDEEVVVDNGLVSSRNPDDLPAFCRTVVREFAA; encoded by the coding sequence ATGGCGAACGCACTGCAAGGACGCCGGGTCGCGATCCTGGCCGCGGACGGCGTCGAACAGGTCGAGCTGGAGAAGCCGCGCCAGGCCGTCCTCGACGAAGGCGCGACGGTGGAGCTGGTGTCGCTGGACACCGGCGAAATCCAGGCGATGAACGGCGACATCGACAAGGGCGAGAAGTTCCCGGTGGACCGCAAGGTCGCCGACGTCGAAGTCGGCGACTTCGACGCGCTGCTGCTGCCCGGCGGCACGATGAACCCCGACAACCTCCGCACGGACCCCGCCGCGGTCAAGTTCGTCGGCGACTTCGTGCGGGCGGGCAAGCCGGTCGGGGTGATCTGCCACGGTCCGTGGACGCTCGTCGAAGCGGATGTCGTCCGTGGCCGCACGCTGACGTCCTACCCCAGCATCCGGACGGATCTGCGTAACGCCGGCGCCACCGTGGTCGACGAAGAAGTCGTAGTGGACAACGGACTGGTCTCCAGCCGCAACCCGGACGACCTGCCGGCCTTCTGCCGGACGGTGGTGCGGGAGTTCGCGGCCTAA
- a CDS encoding SpoIIE family protein phosphatase, protein MVSRPAPASAAPPPMTGDGGPPGIDAFTRAALEDVRDAVFLQDSAGAVRWANPAGRALAGDAEPHLNSVSDTSGHVEAAGHRRPARIRALPGGWHAWTVLADDVARRHVGDFLAEAGPRLAAARGRHGTARAIAELAASALAETVFVLLPTTRGRWEWWSCERPAAQGHGRIRRVPAQVAPVLAATFAATGRPQPAPVPGPEVATLPSVVADRFAGHADVSVVSLGPSASAGVTGALLLGRRGDAEFGAEQARAVVEFAVAAGTALANAQRYARQEEATRGLETTLRPIDPPELDGARFETWYEPAAGVLTVGGDFFDVQAHDDGSAFLVLGDVCGKGPEAAALTGRVRHALTALAMVERDGRTLLRLLNELLIAGGSSRFATLVLGTARPSDGGVGLTLASGGHPAPLIVRRSGVVEEVTVPGTLVGISPQARFAEAEVRLERGDVCLLYTDGITEARNRHEPTELFGDDRLRAVLAAAAGEPAREVVRQLRQAVRDWLGSSAHDDIAVLAIECAD, encoded by the coding sequence ATGGTGTCACGTCCGGCCCCGGCTTCGGCGGCCCCGCCGCCGATGACCGGTGACGGCGGGCCGCCGGGCATCGACGCCTTCACGCGCGCGGCCCTCGAAGACGTCCGCGACGCGGTGTTCCTGCAGGACAGCGCGGGTGCGGTGCGTTGGGCGAACCCGGCGGGGCGGGCCCTGGCGGGCGACGCCGAGCCGCACCTGAACTCCGTCTCCGATACCTCCGGGCACGTCGAGGCGGCCGGTCACCGGCGGCCGGCCCGGATCCGGGCGCTGCCCGGGGGCTGGCACGCCTGGACCGTCCTCGCGGACGACGTCGCCCGGCGGCACGTGGGCGACTTCCTGGCCGAGGCCGGGCCCCGGCTGGCCGCCGCGCGCGGACGGCACGGCACCGCACGGGCGATCGCCGAGCTGGCCGCGTCCGCGCTGGCCGAAACCGTCTTCGTGCTGCTGCCGACCACCCGCGGCCGGTGGGAGTGGTGGAGCTGCGAGCGCCCGGCCGCGCAGGGGCACGGCCGGATCCGGCGGGTGCCCGCCCAGGTCGCGCCGGTGCTGGCGGCGACCTTCGCCGCCACCGGCCGCCCCCAGCCCGCGCCGGTGCCCGGGCCCGAGGTCGCCACGCTGCCGTCGGTCGTCGCCGACCGGTTCGCCGGGCACGCGGACGTCTCGGTCGTCTCGCTCGGCCCGAGCGCGAGCGCCGGGGTCACCGGCGCGCTGCTGCTGGGCCGCCGCGGCGACGCCGAGTTCGGCGCCGAGCAGGCCCGCGCGGTGGTCGAGTTCGCCGTGGCGGCCGGGACGGCGCTGGCCAACGCCCAGCGCTACGCCCGCCAGGAAGAGGCGACCCGCGGCCTGGAGACGACGCTGCGTCCGATCGACCCGCCGGAGCTCGACGGCGCCCGGTTCGAGACCTGGTACGAGCCGGCGGCCGGCGTCCTCACGGTCGGCGGGGACTTCTTCGACGTCCAGGCGCACGACGACGGCAGCGCGTTCCTGGTGCTCGGCGACGTCTGCGGCAAGGGCCCCGAGGCGGCGGCCCTGACCGGCCGGGTCCGGCACGCCCTGACCGCGCTCGCCATGGTCGAACGCGACGGCCGCACGCTGCTGCGGCTGCTCAACGAGCTGCTCATCGCCGGCGGCAGCAGCCGCTTCGCCACCCTCGTGCTCGGCACGGCCCGGCCGTCGGACGGCGGGGTCGGCCTGACGCTGGCCTCGGGCGGCCACCCGGCGCCGCTGATCGTCCGCCGGTCCGGTGTGGTCGAAGAGGTCACCGTGCCGGGCACGCTGGTCGGCATCTCGCCGCAGGCCCGGTTTGCCGAGGCCGAGGTGCGGCTGGAACGCGGGGACGTCTGCCTGCTGTACACCGACGGCATCACCGAGGCCCGCAACCGCCACGAGCCGACGGAACTCTTCGGAGACGACCGGTTGCGCGCGGTGCTCGCCGCGGCGGCGGGCGAGCCGGCCCGCGAGGTCGTGCGGCAGCTGCGGCAGGCCGTCCGTGACTGGCTGGGCAGCTCCGCGCACGACGACATCGCCGTGCTCGCCATCGAATGTGCGGACTGA
- a CDS encoding HAMP domain-containing protein has translation MTTESQSEAAALERVLAAVRDLGDGNFRRRLVPHGDGISAQLAVAFNDIAERNQRLVSELLRVRSAVGQEGRLSERLEGQVGPGGWTTAVDAVNGLVEDLTRPAIELERVLGGVADGDLSQPMTLTLDGRPLQGAYATLAKTVNGLIAQLSRFAAEVTRLSREIAGEGRLGGQAVVPGVSGTWRDLTDSVNFMADNLTEQVRNIAQVTTAVARGDLTQKINVDARGEILELKNTINTMVDQLSAFADEVTRVSREVGSDGKLGGQAQVPGVAGTWRDLTDSVNLMADNLTDQVRGISQVATAVASGDLTKKIDVDARGEILQLKNTLNTMVDQLSAFAGEVTRVAREVGSEGKLGGQAEVPGAAGTWRSLTDSVNQMADNLTDQVRNISHVTTAVAKGDLTQKITVDARGEFFELKTTMNTMVDQLSAFADEVTRVAREVGTEGQLGGQAQVPGVAGTWRDLTGSVNFMANNLTTQVRNIAQVATAVARGDLTQKIAVDARGEILELKTTLNTMVDQLSAFADEVTRVAREVGTEGKLGGQATVPGVAGTWKDLTDNVNSMANNLTDQVRNIATVTAAVAKGDLTQKITVDARGEILELKTTLNTMVDQLSAFADEVTRVAREVGTEGILGGQARVRGVAGTWKDLTDNVNVMADNLTDQVRNIATVASAVANGDLSKKIRIEAQGEVAALAETLNGMVETLRAFADEVTRVAREVGTEGILGGQARVPGVAGTWKDLTENVNFMAHNLTSQVRNISQVTTAVAKGDLTKKIDVDARGEILELKTTMNTMVDQLSAFASEVTRVAREVGTEGKLGGQAEVDGVSGTWQRLTESVNQLAGNLTTQVRAIAQVATAVTAGDLTRHITVDASGEVADLKDNINQMIANLKETTRTNREQDWLKTNLAQLSGRMQGHRDLVSVAALILSELAPLVRAQQGAFFLARDDDRDGTVLECIAAYGLAQSRAGLRFAMGESLIGQAAVDQRTVLVSNAPPEYALISSGLGSAAPVNLIVLPVLFQGEVLGVLELASVNEFSTVHQDLLEQLRHTIGVNVNTILSNSRTEALLTESQRLAQELRARSEQLQAQQGELRRSNTELAEKAALLAQQNRDIEVKNSEIEQARQELEERAGQLTVASQYKTEFMANMSHELRTPLNSALILAKLLSENPEGNLTEKQIQFAKTIYAAGSDLQQLINDILDLAKVEAGRLDMQMSDITLPELVDYVESLCRPLTADKGLEFAVHIDPPVPGSVHTDEHRLQQILRNLLSNAAKFTDEGSVRLHIRAADPAEVEQEALRNAPGIIAFAVEDTGIGIPEEKLAVIFEAFRQADGTTSRKYGGTGLGLNISQQLTELLGGELRVVSEPGVGSTFTLYLPVAAANLVDPALTALSSPRLPPVPSTVLVAAPDVTPKRFHGEKVLIVDDDLRNVFALAAVLEQAGLEVIYAETGVAGIRALERNEDTALVLMDVMMPELDGNATIAAIRAEAANADLPVIAVTAKATAEDRARTLASGADDYITKPVDTDKLLDVIAASLEADAASTRDAAGAGDGNRTRVASLED, from the coding sequence ATGACAACGGAATCCCAGAGCGAAGCGGCCGCGCTGGAGCGGGTGCTCGCGGCGGTGCGGGATCTCGGGGACGGCAACTTCCGCCGGCGGCTCGTCCCGCACGGCGACGGCATCTCGGCGCAGCTCGCCGTCGCCTTCAACGACATCGCCGAGCGCAACCAGCGGCTGGTCAGCGAGCTGCTGCGGGTCCGCTCGGCCGTCGGGCAGGAAGGCAGGCTCAGCGAGCGGCTCGAGGGCCAGGTCGGCCCCGGCGGCTGGACCACGGCCGTCGACGCGGTGAACGGCCTGGTCGAGGACCTCACCCGGCCGGCGATCGAGCTGGAGCGCGTGCTCGGCGGGGTGGCCGACGGCGACCTGTCCCAGCCCATGACGCTGACCCTGGACGGCCGCCCGCTGCAGGGCGCGTACGCCACGCTGGCGAAGACGGTCAACGGCCTCATCGCGCAGCTGTCGCGCTTCGCCGCCGAAGTGACGAGGCTCTCCCGGGAAATCGCGGGTGAGGGACGTCTCGGCGGCCAGGCCGTCGTCCCGGGCGTGTCGGGCACCTGGCGCGACCTGACCGACTCGGTCAACTTCATGGCCGACAACCTCACCGAGCAGGTCCGCAACATCGCCCAGGTCACCACCGCGGTGGCCCGCGGCGACCTTACCCAGAAGATCAACGTCGACGCCCGCGGCGAGATCCTCGAGCTGAAGAACACCATCAACACGATGGTCGACCAGCTCTCGGCGTTCGCCGACGAGGTCACCCGCGTCTCCCGCGAGGTCGGCTCGGACGGCAAGCTCGGCGGCCAGGCCCAGGTGCCGGGCGTCGCCGGGACGTGGCGCGACCTCACCGACTCGGTCAACCTGATGGCCGACAACCTGACCGACCAGGTCCGCGGGATCTCGCAGGTGGCGACCGCGGTGGCCAGCGGCGACCTGACGAAGAAGATCGACGTCGACGCCCGCGGCGAAATCCTGCAGCTGAAGAACACGCTGAACACGATGGTCGACCAGCTTTCGGCGTTCGCCGGGGAAGTCACCCGGGTGGCGCGCGAGGTCGGCAGCGAGGGCAAGCTGGGCGGGCAGGCGGAGGTGCCCGGCGCGGCCGGGACGTGGCGCAGCCTCACCGACTCGGTCAACCAGATGGCAGACAACCTCACCGACCAGGTCCGCAACATCTCGCACGTGACCACGGCGGTGGCGAAGGGCGACCTGACGCAGAAGATCACCGTCGACGCCCGCGGCGAGTTCTTCGAGCTCAAGACGACCATGAACACCATGGTGGACCAGCTGTCCGCGTTCGCCGACGAAGTCACCCGAGTGGCGCGCGAGGTCGGCACCGAGGGTCAGCTGGGCGGGCAGGCGCAGGTCCCCGGCGTCGCCGGCACCTGGCGCGACCTCACCGGCTCGGTGAACTTCATGGCGAACAACCTGACCACCCAGGTCCGCAACATCGCCCAGGTCGCGACGGCCGTTGCGCGCGGCGACCTGACGCAGAAGATCGCGGTGGACGCCCGCGGCGAGATCCTGGAACTCAAGACGACGCTGAACACGATGGTGGACCAGCTGTCCGCCTTCGCGGACGAAGTCACCCGAGTGGCGCGCGAGGTCGGCACCGAAGGCAAGCTCGGCGGCCAGGCCACCGTGCCCGGCGTCGCCGGGACCTGGAAGGACCTGACCGACAACGTCAACTCGATGGCGAACAACCTGACCGACCAGGTCCGGAACATCGCCACGGTGACGGCGGCGGTCGCGAAGGGCGACCTCACCCAGAAGATCACCGTCGACGCCCGCGGCGAGATCCTCGAGCTCAAGACCACGCTGAACACGATGGTGGACCAGCTGTCCGCCTTCGCCGACGAAGTCACCCGAGTGGCGCGCGAGGTCGGTACCGAAGGCATCCTCGGTGGTCAGGCGCGCGTCCGCGGCGTCGCGGGCACGTGGAAGGACCTCACCGACAACGTCAACGTCATGGCCGACAACCTGACCGACCAGGTCCGCAACATCGCCACGGTGGCGAGCGCGGTGGCCAACGGCGACCTGTCGAAGAAGATCCGGATCGAGGCCCAGGGCGAGGTCGCGGCGCTGGCCGAGACGCTGAACGGGATGGTCGAGACGCTGCGCGCGTTCGCCGACGAGGTCACCCGCGTCGCCCGCGAGGTCGGCACCGAAGGCATCCTCGGCGGCCAGGCCCGCGTCCCCGGCGTCGCCGGGACCTGGAAGGACCTGACCGAGAACGTCAACTTCATGGCGCACAACCTGACCAGCCAGGTGCGCAACATCTCCCAGGTGACCACCGCGGTCGCGAAGGGCGATCTGACCAAGAAGATCGACGTCGACGCCCGCGGCGAGATCCTCGAGCTCAAGACCACGATGAACACGATGGTCGACCAGCTCTCGGCGTTCGCGTCCGAGGTCACGCGCGTGGCGCGCGAGGTCGGCACCGAGGGCAAGCTGGGCGGCCAGGCCGAGGTCGACGGCGTGTCCGGCACCTGGCAGCGGCTCACCGAGAGCGTCAACCAGCTGGCCGGGAACCTGACCACCCAGGTCCGCGCGATCGCCCAGGTCGCGACGGCGGTGACGGCGGGCGACCTGACCCGGCACATCACGGTCGACGCGTCCGGGGAGGTCGCGGACCTCAAGGACAACATCAACCAGATGATCGCGAACCTCAAGGAGACGACGAGGACCAACCGCGAGCAGGACTGGCTGAAGACGAACCTCGCGCAGCTGTCGGGCCGGATGCAGGGCCACCGCGACCTGGTGTCGGTGGCGGCGCTGATCCTGTCGGAGCTGGCCCCGCTGGTGCGGGCCCAGCAGGGCGCGTTCTTCCTGGCCCGCGACGACGACCGCGACGGCACGGTGCTCGAGTGCATCGCCGCGTACGGGCTGGCGCAGTCCCGCGCCGGGCTGCGGTTCGCGATGGGCGAGTCGCTGATCGGCCAGGCCGCCGTCGACCAGCGCACGGTCCTGGTCAGCAACGCACCGCCGGAGTACGCGCTGATCTCGTCCGGGCTCGGCTCGGCCGCGCCGGTGAACCTGATCGTGCTGCCGGTGCTGTTCCAGGGCGAGGTGCTCGGGGTGCTGGAGCTGGCCTCGGTGAACGAGTTCAGCACGGTCCACCAGGACCTGCTGGAGCAACTGCGGCACACCATCGGCGTCAACGTGAACACGATCTTGTCGAACTCGCGGACCGAGGCGCTGCTGACGGAGTCGCAGCGGCTGGCCCAGGAGCTGCGGGCGCGGTCGGAGCAGCTGCAGGCCCAGCAGGGCGAGCTGCGGCGGTCCAACACCGAGCTGGCCGAGAAGGCCGCGCTGCTGGCCCAGCAGAACCGCGACATCGAGGTCAAGAACAGCGAGATCGAGCAGGCGCGGCAGGAGCTGGAGGAACGCGCCGGGCAGCTGACGGTGGCGTCGCAGTACAAGACCGAGTTCATGGCGAACATGTCGCATGAGCTGCGGACGCCGCTGAACAGCGCGTTGATCCTGGCGAAGCTGCTGTCGGAGAACCCGGAAGGGAACCTGACGGAGAAGCAGATCCAGTTCGCGAAGACGATCTACGCGGCCGGCTCGGACCTGCAGCAGCTGATCAACGACATCCTCGACCTGGCGAAGGTCGAGGCGGGCCGGCTGGACATGCAGATGTCCGACATCACGCTGCCGGAGCTGGTGGACTACGTCGAGTCGTTGTGCCGGCCGCTGACGGCGGACAAGGGCCTCGAGTTCGCCGTCCACATCGACCCGCCGGTGCCGGGCAGCGTCCACACCGACGAGCACCGGCTCCAGCAGATCCTCCGCAACCTGCTGTCGAACGCGGCGAAGTTCACCGACGAGGGCAGCGTCCGCCTCCACATCCGCGCGGCGGACCCGGCCGAGGTGGAGCAGGAGGCGCTTCGCAACGCTCCGGGCATCATCGCCTTCGCGGTGGAGGACACCGGGATAGGGATCCCGGAGGAGAAGCTGGCGGTCATCTTCGAGGCGTTCCGCCAGGCGGACGGCACGACGAGCCGCAAGTACGGCGGCACGGGCCTCGGCCTCAACATCAGCCAGCAGCTGACAGAGCTCCTGGGCGGCGAGCTGCGCGTGGTGAGCGAACCGGGCGTGGGCTCGACGTTCACCCTGTACCTCCCGGTCGCGGCGGCCAACCTGGTGGACCCCGCCCTGACGGCGTTGTCGTCACCCAGGCTTCCCCCGGTCCCCAGCACGGTCCTGGTGGCAGCACCCGACGTCACCCCGAAGCGCTTCCACGGCGAGAAGGTCCTGATCGTCGACGACGACCTTCGCAACGTGTTCGCCCTGGCAGCGGTCCTGGAACAGGCGGGCCTGGAGGTGATCTACGCCGAGACGGGCGTCGCGGGCATCCGGGCGTTGGAGCGCAACGAGGACACGGCCCTGGTCCTGATGGACGTGATGATGCCCGAACTCGACGGAAACGCGACGATCGCGGCGATCCGGGCAGAGGCGGCCAACGCGGACCTGCCGGTGATCGCGGTCACCGCCAAGGCCACGGCCGAGGACCGCGCCCGCACCCTGGCGAGCGGCGCGGACGACTACATCACCAAACCGGTGGACACGGACAAGTTGCTGGACGTGATAGCGGCGTCCCTCGAGGCGGACGCCGCATCCACACGTGACGCTGCTGGAGCGGGTGACGGGAATCGAACCCGCGTAGCTAGTTTGGAAGACTAG
- a CDS encoding cytochrome P450, which produces MSLPAFPAPRTGCPFDPAPAYTEVREGPGIVEAGMWNGTTAWVVTRYDDVRAILADRRFSADGTRPGFLQFAPGVNPQVSTFIRMDDPEHARLRRMLARKFTVRSAESMRPEIQRITDEHVDRLLETGPPADLVTGLALPVPSLVISRLLGVPFDEAEFFQASTRKIMSWASSGEEAMGALVELGTYLSGLADRKAADPGDDVISALVTEYESTGELTRQQLVLMAVLLLIAGHETTAGTIALGIAALTRHPGQLAALRADPSLVPGAVEEVLRYASVVQSGLSRIVTEEVEICGRRLKEGDNVILYLPAANRDEKVYPNAAAFDIHREGPKHLGFGFGSHQCLGMSLARVEIQVAIRTVVQRIPTLAPAKPLQDLPFRHEMFVYGLHELPITW; this is translated from the coding sequence ATGTCCCTGCCTGCCTTCCCCGCGCCGCGCACCGGCTGCCCGTTCGATCCCGCGCCGGCCTACACCGAAGTCCGTGAAGGGCCGGGAATCGTCGAGGCCGGGATGTGGAACGGCACGACCGCCTGGGTGGTCACCCGCTACGACGACGTCCGCGCGATCCTCGCCGACCGCCGGTTCAGCGCCGACGGGACCCGGCCGGGGTTCCTGCAGTTCGCGCCCGGCGTCAATCCGCAGGTGTCGACGTTCATCCGCATGGACGATCCCGAGCACGCCCGGCTGCGCCGGATGCTGGCCCGCAAGTTCACCGTCCGGAGCGCGGAGTCGATGCGGCCGGAGATCCAGCGCATCACCGACGAGCACGTCGACCGGCTCCTGGAGACGGGGCCACCCGCCGACCTGGTGACCGGGCTCGCGCTGCCCGTGCCGTCCCTGGTGATCAGCCGCTTGCTGGGCGTGCCGTTCGACGAGGCGGAGTTCTTCCAGGCGAGCACGCGCAAGATCATGAGCTGGGCATCCAGCGGCGAGGAGGCGATGGGTGCTCTGGTGGAACTGGGCACGTACCTCAGCGGGCTGGCGGACCGCAAGGCGGCCGACCCCGGCGACGACGTCATCAGCGCGCTGGTCACCGAATACGAAAGCACCGGCGAGCTGACCCGCCAGCAGCTGGTGCTGATGGCGGTGCTCCTGCTGATCGCGGGCCACGAGACGACGGCGGGCACGATCGCGCTGGGCATCGCCGCGCTGACCCGGCACCCCGGCCAGCTGGCCGCGCTGCGCGCCGACCCGAGCCTGGTCCCGGGCGCGGTCGAGGAGGTGCTCCGCTACGCCTCGGTGGTCCAGAGCGGATTGTCCCGGATCGTCACCGAGGAGGTGGAAATCTGCGGCCGAAGGCTGAAGGAAGGGGACAACGTGATCCTCTACCTACCGGCGGCCAACCGCGACGAGAAGGTCTACCCGAACGCGGCGGCGTTCGACATTCACCGCGAGGGTCCCAAGCACCTGGGGTTCGGTTTCGGGTCGCACCAGTGCCTGGGGATGTCCCTGGCCAGGGTGGAGATCCAGGTGGCGATCCGCACGGTAGTGCAGCGCATACCAACCCTGGCGCCGGCAAAGCCGCTGCAGGACTTGCCGTTCCGCCACGAGATGTTCGTCTACGGCCTGCACGAGCTACCGATCACCTGGTAG
- a CDS encoding aminotransferase class I/II-fold pyridoxal phosphate-dependent enzyme has product MDTERLRAALGGPADGFVRLSMNENRREPLPGVESAVVEATRDPGRGPDPWCSALSAALARRLSVDVENVLVGAGSSALLHALCQTSPGDVVHPWPSFEMYPLMAGAKAVAAPPDLDALGAAVTSRTALVILCNPNNPTGDRWRAGEVEQFLAGLPAHVTVVLDEAYREFAEDCADGVELFRRDPRVCVVRTFSKAYGLFGLRVGYAVAEPELAGRLRMALLPFLVPATGQAAALAALQAEDAMRQSVARIREDRDALRAALLDLGWSVPRSHASFLWVPGAGERLAGFLAERGILVRDVAGLGVRISVGTPEENRKLVEAAAEFPA; this is encoded by the coding sequence ATGGACACAGAACGGCTGCGAGCCGCGCTGGGTGGCCCGGCCGACGGGTTCGTCCGGCTGTCGATGAACGAAAACCGGCGCGAACCGTTGCCAGGCGTGGAAAGCGCGGTCGTGGAAGCCACCCGCGATCCGGGCCGCGGCCCGGATCCGTGGTGTTCGGCGCTTTCCGCGGCCCTCGCGCGACGGCTTTCCGTCGACGTGGAGAACGTCCTCGTCGGCGCCGGTTCGTCGGCGTTGCTGCACGCGCTGTGCCAGACCAGTCCCGGCGACGTCGTCCACCCGTGGCCGTCGTTCGAGATGTACCCGCTCATGGCGGGGGCGAAGGCGGTCGCGGCGCCACCCGACCTCGATGCCCTCGGCGCCGCGGTGACCAGCCGGACCGCACTCGTCATCCTCTGCAACCCCAACAACCCCACCGGCGACCGGTGGCGCGCCGGGGAGGTCGAACAGTTCCTGGCCGGCCTGCCCGCCCACGTCACCGTCGTGCTGGACGAGGCCTACCGGGAGTTCGCCGAGGACTGCGCCGACGGCGTCGAGCTGTTCCGCCGGGATCCCCGCGTATGTGTGGTCCGGACCTTCTCGAAAGCCTACGGGCTCTTCGGGCTCCGCGTCGGCTATGCGGTCGCCGAGCCGGAACTGGCCGGACGGCTCCGGATGGCGCTGCTGCCGTTCCTGGTCCCGGCCACCGGACAGGCCGCCGCCCTCGCCGCGCTGCAGGCCGAGGACGCGATGCGGCAGTCGGTCGCGCGGATCCGCGAGGACCGGGACGCCCTGCGGGCGGCGTTGCTCGACCTCGGCTGGTCCGTCCCGCGCAGCCACGCAAGCTTCCTCTGGGTGCCCGGGGCGGGCGAGCGCCTGGCCGGCTTCCTCGCCGAACGGGGCATCCTCGTCCGCGACGTGGCGGGCCTGGGTGTGCGGATCAGCGTCGGCACTCCGGAGGAGAACCGGAAGCTCGTCGAAGCCGCCGCGGAGTTCCCCGCATGA
- a CDS encoding polyprenyl synthetase family protein codes for MSIALEPVQASLGLVREELDRRWPDGRDRLDAMCRHALLPSGKLLRPLLLLESAAAVGGDRARVVPAALAVEYLHGASLVHDDVIDGDRLRRGRDSVMARFGVDDAIVAGDALFMASVTALAECGRRGVPATAVVTALRLFGEAGIRLCRGQVEESAQQGALEGGLPAYLAMADGKTGALFRAACVAGVVLGGGSPADQAAADSYARHLGIAFQMYDDLLPYLRESATTGKAAGSDLANRRPTFPVLVASELAPGRRGEIAAILHSGSAGALARMSELLHDIGAIEHARRRAEAEADRAAGALAGFPASESTAFLGSVAELVVDRER; via the coding sequence ATGAGCATCGCCCTGGAACCGGTCCAGGCGTCGCTGGGCCTGGTGCGCGAGGAACTCGATCGGCGCTGGCCGGACGGCCGCGACCGGCTGGACGCGATGTGCCGGCACGCGCTGCTGCCGAGCGGCAAGCTCCTGCGCCCGCTGTTGCTGCTGGAATCCGCGGCCGCCGTCGGCGGCGATCGCGCGCGGGTGGTCCCGGCGGCGCTCGCCGTGGAATACCTGCACGGCGCTTCGCTGGTCCATGACGACGTGATCGACGGCGACCGACTCCGGCGCGGCCGCGACTCGGTGATGGCCCGCTTCGGCGTCGACGACGCGATCGTGGCCGGGGACGCGCTGTTCATGGCTTCGGTGACAGCACTGGCCGAGTGCGGCCGCCGGGGCGTGCCCGCGACCGCGGTGGTCACCGCGCTGCGCCTGTTCGGCGAGGCCGGCATCCGGCTGTGCCGCGGCCAGGTCGAGGAAAGCGCGCAGCAGGGCGCGCTCGAGGGCGGGCTGCCCGCCTACCTCGCCATGGCCGACGGCAAGACCGGCGCGCTGTTCCGGGCGGCCTGCGTCGCCGGTGTCGTCCTCGGCGGCGGCAGCCCGGCCGACCAGGCCGCGGCCGATTCCTACGCGCGGCACCTCGGGATCGCGTTCCAGATGTACGACGACCTCCTGCCGTACCTGCGCGAGAGCGCCACGACGGGCAAGGCGGCCGGCAGCGACCTCGCCAACCGGCGGCCCACGTTCCCGGTCCTGGTCGCCTCCGAACTGGCGCCGGGCCGCCGCGGCGAGATCGCCGCGATCCTCCACAGTGGATCGGCCGGCGCGCTGGCCAGGATGAGCGAGCTGCTGCACGACATCGGCGCGATCGAGCACGCCCGGCGCCGCGCCGAAGCCGAAGCCGATCGGGCGGCCGGCGCCCTGGCCGGGTTCCCGGCCTCGGAGAGCACGGCGTTCCTCGGGTCCGTCGCCGAGCTGGTCGTCGATCGGGAGCGGTGA